The following are encoded together in the Pedobacter steynii genome:
- a CDS encoding DUF6660 family protein — MRYLAYLFTFCVLALSVWPCCDDEANLSSQEAQYNQVKEIPCDAENSSHTCSPFFHCSSCQAFALTSVAYLVQSAAPFKKEISYSELPISPVILFAGDIWQPPQLV, encoded by the coding sequence GTTTACTTTCTGCGTTCTGGCCCTTTCAGTATGGCCATGCTGTGACGATGAAGCTAACCTCAGTTCTCAGGAAGCACAATACAATCAGGTAAAAGAGATTCCTTGTGATGCTGAAAACAGCTCACATACCTGTTCTCCATTTTTTCATTGCAGCAGCTGTCAGGCTTTTGCCCTAACCAGTGTAGCTTATCTGGTGCAATCTGCAGCTCCATTTAAAAAGGAAATCAGTTATTCTGAATTACCTATTTCTCCTGTAATCTTATTTGCCGGCGACATCTGGCAACCGCCTCAGTTGGTGTAA